A stretch of Roseovarius sp. M141 DNA encodes these proteins:
- the mutL gene encoding DNA mismatch repair endonuclease MutL has translation MMHHAPHIGHPGPVIRQLDDAAINRIAAGEVVERPASAVKELVENAIDAGARRISVDIADGGKTLIRVADDGCGMTPGDLPLALARHATSKIDGSDLLNIHSFGFRGEALASLGAVGRLTVTSRAAGHDGAEIAVTGGKVGNIRPAALNGGTVITLRDLFHATPARLKFMRTDRAEAQAIGDVIKRLAMAEPSISFSLRDVSGGGDGRQTFRADAETGDLFDALHARLARVIGRDFADNSMRIDAERDGFHMTGYAGLPTYSRGAAVAQYLFVNGRPVRDRMLIGALRAGYMDVLSRDRHPVAALFIDCAPNLVDVNVHPAKSEVRFRDPGTVRGLIVSGLRHALAGAGHRASSTVAAGTLGAFTPEPTGPPRVYQMDRPSAQARAASYAGQAPSFAEMQGSYSARAEPVPANQHPADEPLTAAPLGAARAQVHENYIIAQTDEGIVIVDQHAAHERLVYERLKRQMGEHGIAAQALLIPEIIDLPEADCATLTDAAPDLAPLGLTIEPFGGSAVAVRETPAILGNVDARALILDVLDELSDQGGSDTLRARIDAILSRMSCHGSIRSGRRMQADEMNALLREMEATPMSGQCNHGRPTYVALKLSDIERLFGRT, from the coding sequence ATGATGCATCACGCCCCCCATATCGGCCACCCCGGCCCTGTCATTCGCCAATTGGACGACGCCGCGATCAACCGTATCGCCGCCGGCGAAGTGGTGGAGCGGCCCGCCTCGGCGGTCAAGGAACTGGTCGAAAACGCGATAGATGCGGGCGCGCGGCGCATTTCCGTCGACATCGCGGATGGCGGGAAAACCCTGATCCGGGTGGCCGACGACGGCTGCGGCATGACGCCCGGCGATTTGCCGCTGGCACTGGCCCGCCACGCCACGTCCAAGATCGACGGCAGCGATCTGCTGAACATCCACAGCTTCGGCTTTCGCGGCGAGGCTCTGGCGTCCTTGGGTGCCGTAGGTCGACTGACCGTGACGTCTCGCGCCGCCGGGCATGACGGCGCCGAAATCGCCGTAACGGGCGGCAAGGTGGGCAATATACGCCCCGCGGCCTTGAACGGCGGCACGGTCATCACGCTGCGCGATCTGTTCCACGCCACACCTGCACGGCTGAAATTCATGCGCACCGATCGCGCCGAGGCGCAGGCGATTGGCGACGTGATCAAGCGGCTGGCGATGGCCGAGCCGTCGATCAGTTTCAGCCTGCGTGATGTGTCCGGGGGCGGCGACGGGCGGCAGACATTCCGCGCCGACGCCGAAACCGGCGATCTGTTCGATGCGCTGCACGCCCGGTTGGCCCGCGTCATTGGCCGCGATTTTGCTGACAATTCCATGCGCATCGATGCCGAGCGGGACGGGTTTCACATGACCGGCTACGCGGGCCTGCCGACCTATTCGCGCGGCGCGGCGGTGGCGCAGTATCTGTTCGTCAATGGCCGCCCGGTGCGCGACCGCATGCTGATCGGCGCCCTGCGTGCGGGGTATATGGACGTTCTCAGCCGCGACCGGCATCCGGTGGCGGCGCTGTTCATCGATTGCGCGCCCAACTTGGTGGACGTCAACGTGCATCCAGCCAAGTCCGAGGTGCGCTTTCGCGATCCCGGCACCGTGCGCGGGCTGATCGTGTCGGGCCTGCGCCATGCGCTGGCCGGCGCGGGGCATCGTGCCTCCTCGACTGTCGCTGCGGGCACGCTGGGCGCGTTCACGCCCGAGCCGACAGGCCCCCCGCGCGTCTACCAGATGGACCGCCCATCCGCGCAGGCCCGCGCCGCCAGCTATGCCGGTCAGGCCCCCAGCTTTGCCGAAATGCAGGGCAGCTACAGTGCGCGCGCCGAGCCTGTGCCAGCCAACCAGCACCCGGCGGACGAGCCCCTCACCGCTGCCCCGCTGGGCGCCGCGCGCGCACAGGTGCATGAGAATTACATCATCGCCCAGACGGATGAGGGCATCGTCATCGTCGATCAGCACGCCGCGCATGAACGGCTGGTCTACGAGCGGCTGAAACGCCAGATGGGCGAACACGGCATCGCGGCGCAGGCCCTTCTGATCCCCGAGATCATCGACCTGCCCGAGGCCGATTGCGCCACCCTGACCGATGCCGCGCCCGACCTCGCCCCCCTTGGCCTGACGATCGAACCGTTCGGCGGCAGCGCCGTCGCCGTGCGCGAAACCCCTGCCATTCTGGGAAATGTGGATGCGCGTGCGCTGATTCTCGACGTGCTGGACGAGTTGAGCGATCAGGGCGGCAGCGACACCTTGCGCGCGCGCATCGACGCGATCCTCAGCCGCATGTCCTGCCACGGCTCGATCCGGTCGGGGCGACGGATGCAGGCGGACGAGATGAACGCCCTCCTGCGCGAGATGGAGGCTACCCCGATGTCGGGCCAGTGCAACCACGGGCGCCCCACCTATGTCGCGCTGAAGCTCAGCGATATCGAACGGCTTTTCGGGCGCACCTAA
- the rmuC gene encoding DNA recombination protein RmuC → MQQYLDLTLPQWQAVAAGAAALALVLALVALLAARRARRNEAEANRLHRHLAGIQPLADRVPALEDRIEALRAELLDEQVQTASLAQRLESLQETHQQRLADLADMKKQLEDRFHALASGALSANSEKFLSLVSERFKTHKQSADEDLNRRHAAIRDLVKPLDDKLGKFDLRMGEIEKARNEAYGTIKQQVLSLTEGQANLGQETRRLVQALRAPKTRGRWGEMQLRQVFEMAGMTERVDFHLEKSFDTDEGQRRPDAIVHIPGGKSIVIDAKTPLSAYLDALEADTPELQSQFIKQHAVQVRKHVNDLSSKAYHDNLSSTPDFVVMFIPGETFVSAAAEADPGLIEYAFERKVLIATPTTLMALVKAIAYGWQQDKMAENAEEVQKTAKEIYDRLRVFAEHLGKVGRSLGQSVDHYNRAVGSLEGRVLPSARKFEELGVVSSTSQLVEKPANVEPAPRSLTAHEFTGPDDTPEGA, encoded by the coding sequence ATGCAGCAGTATCTGGATCTGACCCTCCCCCAGTGGCAGGCCGTCGCCGCAGGCGCCGCCGCGCTGGCGCTGGTGCTTGCGCTGGTGGCCCTTCTGGCCGCCCGCCGCGCCCGCCGAAACGAGGCCGAGGCGAACAGACTGCACCGGCATCTGGCCGGTATTCAGCCCCTCGCCGACCGGGTTCCCGCGCTGGAGGATCGCATCGAGGCGCTGCGCGCTGAACTGCTGGACGAGCAGGTGCAAACCGCGTCTCTGGCGCAACGGCTGGAGAGCCTGCAAGAGACGCATCAACAGCGGCTGGCCGATCTGGCGGACATGAAAAAACAGCTGGAGGACCGCTTTCACGCGCTGGCCTCGGGCGCCCTATCGGCCAATTCCGAAAAATTCCTGTCGCTGGTGTCCGAGCGCTTCAAGACGCACAAGCAATCCGCCGACGAGGATCTGAACCGCCGCCACGCCGCGATCCGCGATCTGGTGAAGCCGCTGGATGACAAGCTGGGCAAGTTCGACCTGCGCATGGGCGAAATCGAAAAGGCCCGCAACGAGGCCTATGGCACGATCAAGCAGCAGGTCCTGTCGCTGACCGAGGGACAGGCCAATCTGGGTCAGGAAACCCGCCGCCTGGTGCAGGCCCTGCGCGCGCCCAAGACGCGCGGGCGCTGGGGCGAAATGCAACTGCGGCAGGTGTTCGAGATGGCCGGCATGACCGAGCGGGTCGATTTCCACCTTGAGAAAAGTTTCGACACCGACGAGGGCCAGCGGCGGCCCGACGCCATCGTGCATATCCCAGGTGGCAAGAGCATCGTCATTGACGCCAAGACGCCGCTATCGGCCTATCTGGACGCGCTGGAGGCCGACACGCCCGAATTGCAAAGCCAGTTCATCAAGCAGCACGCGGTTCAGGTCCGCAAACATGTGAATGATCTGTCGTCCAAGGCCTATCACGACAACCTCAGCTCGACCCCCGATTTCGTGGTGATGTTCATCCCCGGCGAGACGTTCGTGTCCGCCGCCGCCGAGGCCGACCCCGGCCTGATCGAATACGCGTTCGAGCGCAAGGTGCTGATTGCCACGCCGACCACCCTGATGGCGCTGGTCAAGGCGATCGCCTATGGCTGGCAGCAGGACAAGATGGCCGAGAACGCCGAAGAGGTGCAAAAGACCGCCAAGGAGATCTACGACCGCCTGCGCGTCTTTGCCGAGCATCTGGGCAAGGTCGGCCGCTCGCTGGGCCAATCCGTGGATCACTACAACAGGGCCGTCGGATCGCTGGAAGGGCGCGTTCTGCCCTCTGCCCGCAAGTTCGAGGAATTGGGCGTCGTGTCGTCCACATCGCAGCTGGTTGAAAAGCCCGCCAACGTCGAGCCCGCCCCGCGCAGCCTGACCGCGCATGAATTCACCGGACCGGATGACACACCCGAGGGCGCCTGA
- a CDS encoding DUF6478 family protein: MQLRSAFVDWIVHRRGLRRWTRAARRAPEMPLAELRSERSKARHLLYFLHEMVAIAENRLARPIVGSNAFPTPHGTDWEWRPALWNLPLASRGLSSVASKSKLGDDLTLFHDCAWSELILRQVRNSRAADLAPYGLRMDVFAFDGSFLSVVLDLPQSAVDGLKKSHLLRMTTIVELEKPLEVFARINIKHGPNTEQIVRKLPPDDGEIVVEFDLAYTGLNEKRIERAWVDLIFETPEMSQITLRDLTFSRRPRAEF; encoded by the coding sequence ATGCAACTGCGCAGTGCTTTTGTGGACTGGATCGTGCATCGGCGCGGGCTGCGCCGCTGGACCCGCGCTGCCCGCCGCGCACCCGAGATGCCCCTTGCCGAACTGCGGAGCGAACGTAGCAAGGCCCGCCATCTGCTATATTTTCTGCATGAAATGGTGGCCATCGCGGAAAACCGGCTGGCGCGACCGATCGTTGGGTCGAACGCGTTTCCCACACCACACGGCACCGATTGGGAATGGCGCCCGGCGTTGTGGAACCTGCCGCTGGCCAGCCGCGGCCTGTCATCTGTCGCCAGCAAATCCAAGCTGGGCGATGATCTGACATTGTTTCACGATTGTGCATGGTCCGAGTTGATATTGCGGCAGGTGCGCAACAGCCGCGCGGCGGATCTGGCGCCCTACGGGCTGCGCATGGATGTCTTTGCCTTCGATGGCTCGTTCCTGTCGGTCGTTCTGGACCTGCCGCAGAGCGCGGTCGACGGGCTGAAAAAGTCCCACCTGCTGCGCATGACGACCATCGTCGAGCTGGAAAAACCGCTTGAGGTTTTTGCCCGGATCAACATCAAACACGGCCCGAACACCGAACAGATCGTGCGCAAACTGCCGCCGGACGACGGCGAGATCGTCGTCGAATTCGATCTGGCCTATACCGGCCTCAACGAAAAACGGATCGAGCGTGCCTGGGTCGACCTGATCTTTGAAACCCCCGAGATGAGCCAGATCACCTTGCGTGACCTTACTTTCAGCCGCCGCCCGCGCGCAGAATTCTGA
- the ilvD gene encoding dihydroxy-acid dehydratase yields MTKFDKSKLPSRYVTEGPAKAPHRSYMYAMGLSEEEIHQPLVGVATCWNEAAPCNIALSRQAQAVKMGVKAASGTPREFTTITVTDGIAMGHEGMRSSLASREAIADTVELTMRGHAYDALVGLAGCDKSLPGMMMAMVRLNTPSVFIYGGSILPGRAPQIDEIPEDFRTRDLTVQDMFEAVGRHQNGTMSDKALDVLERVACPSAGACGGQFTANTMACVSEAIGLALMNSSGMPAPYESRDQYGEASGRAVMTLLEKNIRARDVVTLKSLQNAARVVACTGGSTNAGLHLPAIAHEAGIDFFLEDVCDIFRDTPYFVDLKPGGAYVAKDLYDVGGIPVVMKELRKAGLIHEDCITASGRSIGEELDLIDREADGKVIYPIETPITKTGGVVGLKGNLAPEGAIVKVAGIAPENQVFTGPARVFESEEDAFEAVQNRGYSEGDVIVIRNEGPAGGPGMREMLSTTAALSGQGMGKKVALITDGRFSGATRGFCVGHVGPESAYGGPIALLNDGDMITIDAIKGVLSVDLSDDDLAQRKAAWPGPRETMYATGAIWKFAQLVGATYKGAVTHPGAEAERHIYMDI; encoded by the coding sequence ATGACCAAGTTCGACAAATCCAAACTGCCCAGCCGCTACGTCACCGAAGGCCCGGCCAAGGCGCCGCACCGCTCGTACATGTACGCGATGGGTCTGAGCGAGGAGGAGATTCATCAGCCCCTCGTCGGTGTCGCGACCTGCTGGAACGAGGCCGCGCCGTGCAACATCGCGCTGAGCCGTCAGGCGCAGGCGGTCAAGATGGGGGTCAAGGCGGCGTCCGGTACGCCGCGCGAATTCACCACCATCACCGTCACCGACGGCATCGCCATGGGCCACGAGGGCATGCGGTCGTCCTTGGCCAGCCGCGAGGCGATTGCCGACACGGTCGAGCTGACGATGCGCGGCCATGCCTATGACGCCCTTGTCGGCCTTGCCGGCTGCGACAAATCGCTGCCGGGCATGATGATGGCGATGGTGCGGCTGAACACGCCGTCGGTCTTTATCTATGGCGGGTCGATCCTGCCGGGACGTGCGCCCCAGATCGACGAGATCCCCGAGGATTTCCGCACCCGCGATCTGACCGTGCAGGACATGTTCGAGGCGGTCGGCCGCCACCAGAACGGCACCATGTCCGACAAGGCGCTGGACGTGCTGGAACGTGTCGCCTGCCCCAGCGCTGGCGCCTGTGGCGGCCAGTTCACCGCCAACACCATGGCCTGCGTTTCCGAGGCGATCGGCCTTGCACTGATGAACAGCTCGGGGATGCCCGCGCCCTACGAGAGCCGCGATCAGTATGGCGAGGCGTCGGGCCGCGCCGTGATGACCCTGCTGGAGAAGAACATCCGCGCCCGCGACGTGGTGACGCTGAAATCGCTGCAAAACGCCGCGCGCGTCGTCGCCTGCACCGGCGGGTCCACCAATGCGGGTCTGCACCTGCCCGCGATTGCGCATGAGGCCGGCATCGATTTCTTCCTTGAGGACGTCTGCGACATTTTCCGCGACACGCCTTATTTCGTCGATCTGAAACCGGGCGGCGCCTATGTGGCCAAGGATCTCTATGATGTCGGCGGCATCCCCGTGGTGATGAAGGAACTCCGCAAGGCCGGCCTGATCCACGAGGATTGCATCACCGCCTCTGGCCGCTCCATCGGCGAAGAACTGGACCTGATCGACCGCGAGGCGGATGGCAAGGTGATCTATCCCATCGAGACGCCGATCACCAAGACCGGCGGCGTCGTTGGCCTCAAGGGCAATCTGGCCCCCGAGGGCGCAATTGTGAAGGTCGCGGGCATCGCGCCGGAAAATCAGGTCTTCACCGGTCCCGCCCGCGTGTTCGAAAGCGAAGAGGATGCGTTCGAGGCCGTGCAGAACCGTGGCTATTCCGAGGGCGACGTGATTGTCATCCGCAACGAAGGCCCCGCAGGCGGGCCGGGCATGCGCGAGATGCTGTCGACCACCGCCGCCCTGTCGGGTCAGGGCATGGGCAAAAAGGTGGCGCTGATCACCGACGGCCGTTTTTCCGGCGCGACGCGCGGTTTCTGCGTGGGCCATGTCGGCCCCGAATCCGCCTATGGCGGGCCGATCGCGCTGCTCAACGACGGCGACATGATCACCATCGACGCGATCAAGGGCGTGCTCAGCGTCGATCTGAGCGATGACGACCTGGCCCAGCGCAAGGCCGCATGGCCCGGCCCGCGCGAGACGATGTATGCGACGGGTGCGATCTGGAAATTCGCCCAGCTGGTCGGTGCCACCTACAAGGGCGCCGTCACCCATCCCGGCGCCGAGGCCGAGCGTCACATCTACATGGATATCTGA
- a CDS encoding CPBP family intramembrane glutamic endopeptidase: MRYPAHRRLIAPALPSAALWRLLAGCALVVVIFLALSVLYGWLCSMVLPASAWGPDGDGITAATTPIGALVNLFVFGLLIVSLALVLPILHRRNLPDIIGPRALAWAQARRALVFILAIYVVVSLLPMPDAFAILPNLPTGTWLMFLPAAVLGLMIQVSAEEILFRGYLQSQLAARFAHPAVWMILPSVLFGLLHYQPGIMGDAAWLIVVWAILFGLAAADLTARSGTLGPAIALHLINNLSAIALIAPQGNFDGLALYTYPFGPNNTALLLQWLPVDLLVLLCSWLAARLALRV; the protein is encoded by the coding sequence ATGCGCTATCCTGCCCACCGACGCCTGATCGCCCCCGCCCTGCCGTCTGCCGCCCTGTGGCGGCTGCTGGCGGGCTGCGCGCTGGTTGTGGTGATATTTCTGGCCCTGTCGGTCCTTTATGGCTGGCTGTGCAGCATGGTTCTGCCCGCCTCTGCATGGGGGCCGGACGGGGACGGGATTACCGCGGCGACCACCCCCATCGGCGCGCTGGTCAATCTGTTCGTCTTTGGCCTGCTGATCGTCTCGCTGGCGCTTGTGCTGCCGATACTGCATCGGCGCAACCTGCCCGACATCATCGGCCCCCGCGCGCTGGCATGGGCGCAGGCGCGGCGGGCGCTGGTGTTTATTCTGGCGATCTACGTCGTGGTGTCACTGCTGCCGATGCCCGATGCGTTTGCCATCCTGCCCAACCTGCCCACCGGCACATGGCTGATGTTCCTGCCGGCGGCGGTGCTGGGCCTGATGATTCAGGTCAGCGCCGAAGAAATCCTGTTTCGCGGCTATCTGCAAAGTCAGCTGGCCGCGCGTTTCGCCCACCCGGCAGTTTGGATGATCCTGCCGTCGGTCCTGTTTGGCCTGCTGCATTATCAGCCCGGTATCATGGGCGATGCGGCGTGGCTGATCGTGGTCTGGGCGATCCTTTTCGGCCTTGCTGCCGCTGATCTGACCGCGCGCAGCGGAACGCTCGGCCCCGCAATCGCGCTGCACCTGATCAACAACCTCAGCGCCATCGCGCTGATCGCGCCGCAGGGCAATTTTGACGGTCTGGCGCTATACACCTATCCGTTCGGACCAAACAATACCGCGCTATTGCTGCAATGGCTGCCCGTCGACCTGCTGGTGCTGCTGTGTTCGTGGCTGGCGGCAAGGCTGGCCTTGCGGGTCTGA
- the accD gene encoding acetyl-CoA carboxylase, carboxyltransferase subunit beta: MNWITNYMRPRINSIFSRREMPENLWTKCDECGTMLFHRELSLNLNVCTSCGHHMNIAPRARFQALFDSGTFSEVPVAAPKADPLHFRDQKKYPDRLRAAQKATGEKEAMLVATGEIGRTPIVAAAQDFSFMAGSMGMYVGNAIIAAAQTAVRLKRPLVLFSAAGGARMQEGILSLMQMPRTTVAIQMLKEAGLPYIVVLTHPTTGGVTASYAMLGDVQIAEPGALICFAGPRVIEQTIREKLPEGFQRAEYLLDHGMLDRVTPRPKMRDELITITRMLLGLTPAIAGDLPPPTLTENEPEGPKIAPKDAKPTPAKPDEPDEQAKAQAKK, from the coding sequence ATGAACTGGATCACCAATTACATGCGTCCGCGCATCAACTCGATCTTCTCGCGCCGCGAGATGCCCGAGAACCTGTGGACCAAATGCGACGAATGCGGCACCATGCTGTTTCACCGCGAACTCAGCCTGAACCTGAACGTCTGCACCTCCTGCGGGCATCACATGAACATCGCGCCGCGTGCGCGGTTTCAGGCGCTGTTCGACAGCGGCACCTTTTCCGAGGTGCCCGTGGCCGCACCCAAGGCCGACCCGCTGCATTTCCGCGATCAAAAGAAATATCCCGATCGCCTTAGGGCCGCCCAGAAGGCCACGGGTGAGAAGGAGGCGATGCTGGTCGCCACAGGCGAAATCGGCCGTACCCCCATCGTAGCTGCCGCGCAGGATTTCTCGTTCATGGCCGGCTCGATGGGCATGTATGTCGGCAACGCGATCATCGCGGCGGCCCAAACGGCGGTGAGGCTGAAACGACCGCTGGTCCTGTTTTCCGCCGCCGGGGGCGCGCGCATGCAGGAGGGGATCCTGTCGCTGATGCAGATGCCGCGCACGACTGTCGCGATCCAGATGCTGAAAGAGGCCGGCCTGCCCTATATCGTGGTGCTGACCCATCCGACGACGGGGGGCGTCACCGCCTCCTACGCGATGCTGGGCGATGTGCAGATCGCCGAACCGGGCGCGCTGATCTGCTTTGCCGGGCCGCGCGTGATCGAGCAGACCATCCGCGAGAAGCTGCCCGAAGGGTTCCAGCGCGCCGAATACCTGCTGGACCACGGCATGCTGGACCGCGTCACGCCCCGCCCCAAGATGCGGGACGAACTGATCACGATCACCCGGATGCTGCTGGGCCTGACACCTGCCATCGCCGGCGATCTGCCGCCGCCCACCCTGACGGAAAACGAACCCGAAGGCCCGAAAATTGCGCCGAAGGACGCCAAGCCGACCCCGGCCAAACCGGACGAACCGGACGAACAAGCAAAGGCACAGGCCAAGAAATGA
- a CDS encoding folylpolyglutamate synthase/dihydrofolate synthase family protein, whose protein sequence is MSAQGSDVILDRMMALHPKIIDLTLDRVWRLLEALGNPQDALPPVIHIAGTNGKGSTQAMLRAGLEAAERRVHAYTSPHLARFHERIRLAGELISEDALSAVLDECYRANGTDSITYFEITTCAALLAMSRTPADYTLLEVGLGGRLDATNVVARPALTIITPISIDHEQYLGDTLAKIAFEKAGIIKRGVPCVVGPQPDEAMAVIEDVAARHGAPLLAHGQHWHVQAEAGRMTYQDENGLLDLPLPNLPGAHQIENAGAALAALRHLNTGEDVAEAAVVTRAVWPARMQRLDTGSLTEAAPEAELWLDGGHNASAGQALGRHLASLPKRPTYLICGILNTKDISGYLRPLAAEADTLIAVSIPGEANTLPAEDTAKAARTVGMQAECAPDIRAALARIVAEAPRARILICGSLYLAGHILRENT, encoded by the coding sequence ATGAGCGCCCAAGGCTCGGACGTCATTCTTGATCGGATGATGGCGCTGCACCCCAAGATCATCGATCTGACACTGGACCGCGTGTGGCGACTGCTGGAGGCGCTGGGAAATCCGCAGGATGCGTTGCCGCCGGTCATCCATATCGCCGGAACCAACGGCAAGGGCAGCACGCAGGCCATGCTGCGCGCGGGTCTGGAGGCGGCGGAACGGCGCGTGCACGCCTATACCTCCCCGCATCTGGCCCGGTTCCACGAACGCATCCGGCTGGCGGGCGAATTGATATCCGAGGACGCGCTGAGCGCTGTGCTGGACGAATGCTACCGCGCCAACGGCACCGATAGCATCACCTATTTCGAAATCACGACATGCGCCGCGCTGCTGGCCATGTCGCGCACGCCCGCCGATTACACCTTGCTCGAGGTCGGGCTGGGCGGGCGGCTGGATGCGACCAATGTCGTGGCCAGGCCTGCCCTCACGATCATCACGCCGATCAGCATCGATCACGAACAATATCTGGGTGATACACTGGCCAAGATCGCGTTTGAAAAGGCCGGCATCATCAAACGCGGCGTGCCTTGCGTCGTCGGCCCCCAGCCGGACGAGGCGATGGCTGTGATCGAAGATGTCGCCGCGCGTCATGGCGCGCCGCTGCTGGCGCATGGGCAGCACTGGCATGTCCAGGCCGAGGCCGGGCGCATGACCTATCAGGACGAGAACGGCCTGCTGGACCTGCCCCTGCCGAACCTGCCGGGCGCGCACCAGATCGAAAACGCCGGCGCCGCACTGGCCGCCCTGCGCCATCTGAACACGGGCGAAGACGTGGCCGAGGCTGCCGTCGTCACGCGCGCGGTCTGGCCCGCCCGGATGCAGCGGCTCGATACCGGCTCCCTGACCGAAGCAGCGCCCGAGGCGGAGTTGTGGCTGGACGGCGGGCACAATGCCTCGGCCGGGCAGGCGTTGGGTCGGCATCTGGCCAGCCTGCCAAAGCGTCCGACCTATCTGATCTGCGGCATACTGAACACCAAGGACATCAGCGGCTATCTGCGCCCGCTGGCGGCCGAGGCTGACACCCTGATCGCGGTATCGATCCCCGGCGAGGCCAACACATTGCCCGCCGAGGACACCGCCAAAGCCGCACGGACTGTGGGGATGCAGGCGGAGTGCGCGCCCGATATTCGCGCCGCGCTGGCCCGGATCGTCGCCGAGGCCCCTCGGGCCCGTATCCTGATCTGCGGATCGCTCTACCTAGCCGGGCATATTTTGCGAGAAAACACCTAA
- a CDS encoding F0F1 ATP synthase subunit B translates to MRMIATLIAAVAASPALAASGPFISLSNTNFVVTLAFVLFVGFLIYMKVPGKIGELLDKRADGIKSELDEARALREEAQALLATYERKQKDVQDQADRIVAQAKSEATTAAEEAREDLKKSIARRLQAAEDRIASAEAEAVREVRDRAVSIAIAAARAVIAQQMTAAEANKLIDSGIDTVAAKLH, encoded by the coding sequence ATGCGCATGATCGCAACCTTGATCGCGGCCGTCGCAGCCAGCCCCGCGCTGGCGGCAAGTGGCCCGTTCATCTCGCTGTCGAATACGAATTTCGTGGTAACACTCGCGTTCGTTCTGTTCGTCGGTTTCCTGATCTACATGAAGGTGCCCGGCAAGATCGGCGAGCTGCTGGACAAGCGTGCCGACGGCATCAAGTCCGAGCTGGATGAGGCCCGCGCCCTGCGCGAAGAGGCGCAGGCGCTGCTGGCCACGTATGAGCGCAAGCAAAAGGACGTGCAGGACCAGGCAGACCGCATTGTCGCCCAAGCCAAATCCGAAGCAACGACCGCAGCCGAAGAGGCGCGCGAGGATCTGAAAAAATCCATCGCCCGCCGTTTGCAGGCCGCCGAAGACCGTATCGCATCCGCCGAGGCCGAAGCCGTGCGCGAAGTGCGCGACCGTGCTGTCAGCATCGCAATCGCCGCAGCGCGCGCTGTCATCGCCCAGCAGATGACAGCGGCCGAGGCGAACAAGCTGATCGACAGCGGTATCGATACAGTCGCGGCCAAGCTGCACTGA
- a CDS encoding F0F1 ATP synthase subunit B', giving the protein MATETAAATGGHVSPIALEEAGICVDSHGGAIGLPQLCPDWMANQIFWLAVALVVIFFVLSRIALPRIAAILAERQGTITNDIAAAEDLKVKASEAEKAYDKALADARSAAQTIVAQTKTEIKADLDAAMAHADAEIAAKTAEGENAIAEIRAGALEAVKDVAKDTAREIVAAMGGKADAKTVNAAVTSQMKG; this is encoded by the coding sequence ATGGCTACCGAGACCGCTGCCGCGACAGGCGGGCATGTCAGCCCCATCGCCCTCGAAGAGGCCGGCATATGCGTTGATTCGCATGGCGGGGCGATCGGCCTGCCGCAACTTTGCCCCGACTGGATGGCCAATCAGATCTTCTGGCTGGCGGTTGCGCTGGTCGTGATATTCTTTGTGCTGTCGCGCATCGCGCTGCCGCGCATCGCTGCGATCCTGGCGGAACGTCAGGGCACCATCACCAATGATATTGCCGCCGCCGAGGACCTCAAGGTCAAGGCGAGCGAGGCCGAAAAGGCCTATGACAAGGCGCTGGCCGACGCGCGCAGCGCAGCGCAGACGATCGTCGCCCAGACCAAGACCGAGATCAAAGCCGACCTCGACGCCGCCATGGCCCATGCCGATGCGGAAATCGCCGCCAAGACCGCCGAAGGCGAGAACGCGATTGCCGAAATCCGCGCCGGCGCTTTGGAAGCCGTCAAGGACGTGGCCAAGGATACGGCCCGCGAAATCGTCGCGGCCATGGGCGGGAAGGCAGATGCCAAAACCGTCAATGCCGCCGTCACTTCGCAGATGAAAGGGTAA
- a CDS encoding F0F1 ATP synthase subunit C, with translation MEGDIATMGAYIGAGLASVGMGGAAVGVGNVVGNFLSGALRNPSAAAGQTATMFIGIAFAEALGIFSFLVALLLMFAV, from the coding sequence ATGGAAGGCGATATCGCAACAATGGGCGCATATATCGGCGCAGGTCTGGCATCCGTCGGCATGGGCGGCGCAGCCGTCGGTGTGGGCAACGTTGTCGGCAATTTCCTGTCCGGCGCCCTGCGCAACCCCTCGGCTGCCGCAGGCCAGACAGCGACCATGTTCATCGGCATCGCGTTCGCCGAAGCGCTGGGGATCTTCTCGTTCCTCGTCGCGCTTCTGCTGATGTTCGCCGTCTAA